The Agarilytica rhodophyticola genome has a window encoding:
- a CDS encoding ExeA family protein, whose translation MYQNHFGLKEQAFSIAVNPRYLYMSQQHKEALAHLLYGVKEGGFVMLTGEVGTGKTTIIRCLLEQLPKQTEIAIILNPMANILELLCTICDEYAIEYNSKNITIKSITDLLHQHLLSNHTRGKNTVLLIDEAQLLSVEVMEQIRLLTNLETATQKLLQIVLVGQPELNELLSQPQLRQLSQRITARFHLTPLTVSETQSYISHRLRVAGMQDMAPNPFGPKMVKRIHRFTGGVPRMINVLCERALIGAYGQNKSCVDNAIFKLAKKEVEGNRESTLINKKSHPYLIYSALSACGIIGLAVIFVITHILFGSKPNDTITMVTAESAQPIRPIIREPALAPANVSDPEPEGRTNNTSRYDIENNIAAQVVLFKHLNFDINTDTHPCWQLNTQGFACSKTKLETWEEIIALNRPVVLSLINSKKFRSYAVLIGVQGEKALVIDGKNKRQIITLEELGPLWTGNVFYLWKKPKDYSEPLGLGSSNATVAEIAAQFALLDAQPTPLTKRRYNKALKERVTIFQREHQLTADGILGERTLMKLNEALGLSTILEKDFL comes from the coding sequence ATGTATCAAAATCATTTCGGACTAAAAGAGCAAGCATTCTCAATTGCCGTCAACCCACGCTATCTCTACATGAGCCAGCAGCATAAAGAGGCGCTAGCGCATTTGTTGTACGGCGTCAAAGAAGGTGGTTTTGTTATGCTTACCGGTGAAGTTGGTACTGGCAAAACCACCATTATCCGCTGCCTGCTAGAACAACTGCCAAAGCAGACAGAGATAGCCATTATACTCAATCCAATGGCGAATATTCTTGAGCTGCTTTGTACCATTTGCGATGAGTATGCAATTGAATATAACAGCAAGAACATCACCATCAAAAGCATCACCGACCTATTGCATCAGCATCTGTTGAGCAATCACACACGTGGCAAAAACACCGTATTGCTCATCGACGAAGCCCAGCTTCTCTCCGTTGAAGTAATGGAGCAGATTCGCTTATTAACCAACCTTGAAACGGCAACTCAAAAGCTTTTACAAATAGTATTGGTAGGCCAACCAGAGCTGAACGAGTTATTGTCACAACCGCAGTTACGACAGTTATCTCAGCGCATCACCGCGCGCTTCCATTTAACGCCATTGACAGTGAGTGAAACCCAGAGCTATATCAGCCATCGTCTGAGGGTTGCCGGGATGCAGGATATGGCTCCCAATCCCTTTGGGCCAAAAATGGTAAAACGTATTCATCGCTTTACAGGCGGCGTACCAAGGATGATTAATGTACTGTGTGAAAGGGCCTTGATCGGCGCCTACGGCCAGAATAAATCATGCGTTGATAACGCTATTTTTAAATTGGCCAAAAAAGAAGTTGAAGGCAACCGGGAAAGCACACTTATTAATAAAAAAAGCCATCCCTATTTAATTTACAGTGCCCTATCGGCCTGTGGAATTATTGGTTTAGCCGTTATTTTTGTGATCACGCATATACTTTTCGGCTCAAAACCCAACGACACTATAACTATGGTTACCGCAGAATCGGCCCAGCCAATAAGACCAATAATACGCGAGCCAGCATTAGCACCTGCAAACGTTAGTGACCCGGAACCAGAAGGACGAACGAATAATACTTCCCGTTATGACATAGAAAACAATATTGCCGCGCAAGTTGTATTATTTAAGCATCTGAATTTTGATATAAATACCGATACCCATCCCTGCTGGCAACTTAATACTCAAGGATTTGCGTGTAGCAAAACTAAGCTTGAGACCTGGGAAGAAATTATCGCCCTCAACCGGCCCGTGGTACTATCATTGATTAACAGTAAAAAATTTCGCTCTTATGCTGTTCTAATTGGCGTCCAAGGTGAAAAAGCACTGGTCATCGATGGCAAAAATAAGCGGCAAATTATTACTCTAGAAGAACTGGGGCCGTTGTGGACCGGTAATGTATTTTATCTTTGGAAAAAACCCAAAGACTACAGCGAACCTTTAGGTCTTGGTAGTAGCAATGCCACTGTTGCCGAGATAGCAGCACAGTTCGCCTTGCTCGATGCCCAGCCGACACCACTAACCAAGCGCAGATACAATAAAGCGCTAAAAGAGCGGGTAACAATTTTTCAACGAGAACATCAGTTGACAGCAGATGGCATCTTAGGCGAGAGAACACTAATGAAACTCAATGAAGCCTTAGGCCTAAGCACTATACTTGAAAAAGATTTTTTATAA
- a CDS encoding DUF2721 domain-containing protein, which yields MEMTVTTPSLLFPAISLLLLAYTNRFMVLSNVIRQLSNMDGAESKDIVKRQVTSLRKRLYIIRLMQVFGVLAFVICTLSTFALFLTWLEGGKVLFGSSLILLTISLLFSLYEVHISTAAINIEIEKLDLH from the coding sequence ATGGAAATGACAGTGACCACACCTAGCTTGTTATTTCCTGCAATATCCCTGTTATTACTGGCCTACACTAACCGTTTTATGGTGTTATCAAATGTTATTCGTCAATTGAGTAATATGGATGGTGCCGAGTCTAAGGATATCGTCAAACGCCAAGTGACTAGCTTGCGCAAGCGACTATACATTATTCGTCTTATGCAAGTGTTTGGTGTTTTAGCCTTTGTTATATGCACATTATCCACTTTTGCGCTTTTTCTTACCTGGCTTGAAGGCGGCAAAGTTCTATTTGGTTCAAGCCTAATTCTACTGACAATATCCTTATTATTTTCACTTTATGAAGTACATATCTCTACTGCCGCGATCAACATTGAAATAGAAAAACTAGATTTACATTAA
- a CDS encoding glycine cleavage system protein R, translated as MLKHILISVISNDKPGVVEAIAETVSDNGGNWLESSLSQLAGKFAGVIRVSVSPEQQEQLQSALSQLIEHGIWIKTEHIDADSAPKSDTTNAYIHALGPDRSGIVRELSRALAQHKINMAYLETALTSMPYSGDPLFDATGQLELPEGVDIPQLHDILDEIANNLALDLSLSETPFE; from the coding sequence ATGCTTAAACATATACTCATTAGTGTCATCAGTAACGATAAACCGGGCGTTGTCGAGGCAATCGCTGAAACAGTCTCCGATAACGGCGGTAATTGGCTAGAGAGCAGCCTTTCGCAACTTGCAGGTAAGTTTGCAGGTGTTATTCGAGTGTCCGTAAGCCCTGAACAACAAGAACAATTACAATCGGCTTTGAGTCAGCTTATTGAACATGGCATCTGGATAAAAACCGAGCACATCGATGCCGATTCAGCACCTAAGAGCGATACCACGAATGCTTATATTCATGCATTAGGGCCCGATCGCTCCGGTATTGTCAGAGAGCTTTCTCGGGCACTGGCACAGCACAAAATTAATATGGCCTATTTGGAAACAGCGCTAACCAGTATGCCCTACAGTGGCGATCCTCTGTTTGATGCTACCGGACAGTTAGAACTGCCAGAAGGCGTGGATATTCCTCAGTTACATGACATCCTAGATGAAATTGCCAACAATTTAGCATTGGATCTTTCCCTCTCTGAAACACCATTCGAATGA
- a CDS encoding YheU family protein: MVIPPEQLTREVLIGIVESYITREGTDYGEHELDLDSKVKRLLPQVLKGEVLIVYDEESQSVNLVPKDDASIV, from the coding sequence ATGGTAATCCCCCCTGAACAGCTAACACGAGAAGTCCTTATTGGTATTGTTGAGTCGTATATCACTCGCGAAGGCACGGATTACGGTGAGCATGAGCTGGACTTAGACAGTAAGGTCAAGCGCTTATTGCCCCAGGTGCTCAAAGGGGAGGTGTTGATTGTGTATGACGAGGAGAGTCAGTCAGTTAATCTTGTACCTAAAGATGATGCTTCTATTGTCTAA
- the rlmM gene encoding 23S rRNA (cytidine(2498)-2'-O)-methyltransferase RlmM, translated as MEVILLCRCGFEKEVASEINAHAAKLSIGGYIKTEANSGLVRFVTYQRNDAENLIQRTSFDELVFVRHWLVLDHEFTALDTQDRVTPILDVAGKLPKCSSLQCINVDTNEGKSLAKLTRGIGRHLETRLEKVDFWQTKSAWVLQLLCLAGDHVLIGRTSEGNMSPWLGGIPRLKVPRSAPSRATLKLEEAWLHFVPKEQREERLRPSMKAVDLGAAPGGWTWQLVNKSMFVDAVDNGPMDESLMDSGQVTHHLEDGFRYSPPKPVDWLVCDIADKPSRVASLIAHWAENRWFREAVFNLKLPMKQRYVAVEEARHRIASQLVDHGTYELKFKQLYHDREEVTGHIKLF; from the coding sequence GTGGAAGTTATCTTGTTGTGTCGATGCGGTTTTGAGAAGGAAGTCGCCTCTGAAATCAACGCTCATGCAGCGAAACTAAGTATCGGTGGCTATATCAAAACTGAGGCTAACAGTGGTTTGGTGCGTTTCGTTACTTACCAGCGAAATGATGCTGAGAATCTCATTCAGCGAACCTCCTTTGATGAACTTGTTTTTGTTCGACATTGGCTTGTACTTGACCATGAGTTTACTGCTCTGGATACCCAAGATCGAGTCACTCCCATTTTAGATGTTGCTGGCAAGTTGCCCAAATGCAGCAGTTTGCAATGTATCAATGTGGACACTAATGAGGGTAAATCACTGGCCAAGCTAACCCGAGGTATTGGTCGCCACCTTGAAACTCGTTTGGAAAAGGTGGACTTTTGGCAGACTAAATCTGCCTGGGTGCTGCAGCTATTGTGTCTGGCGGGAGATCATGTGCTTATTGGTCGCACTTCTGAAGGAAATATGTCGCCATGGTTAGGAGGAATCCCCCGGCTCAAAGTGCCTCGCAGTGCCCCTAGCCGCGCTACGTTGAAGTTGGAAGAAGCATGGCTGCATTTTGTCCCCAAAGAGCAGCGGGAAGAGCGCCTAAGGCCTAGTATGAAGGCAGTGGATCTTGGTGCTGCGCCCGGTGGTTGGACCTGGCAGTTGGTGAATAAAAGCATGTTTGTGGATGCAGTTGATAATGGGCCTATGGATGAGTCTCTAATGGATTCTGGGCAGGTGACTCATCACCTTGAAGACGGTTTTCGCTATTCGCCGCCCAAGCCCGTTGACTGGCTAGTATGTGATATTGCCGATAAACCGTCGAGAGTGGCCAGTTTAATCGCCCATTGGGCCGAGAATCGTTGGTTTAGAGAGGCCGTCTTCAATTTAAAATTACCAATGAAGCAGCGCTATGTGGCGGTTGAAGAGGCGAGGCATCGTATTGCCTCTCAGCTGGTGGATCATGGCACTTATGAGCTGAAATTTAAGCAGTTGTATCACGATCGTGAAGAGGTTACCGGGCATATTAAATTGTTCTAG
- a CDS encoding antibiotic biosynthesis monooxygenase family protein — protein sequence MIHVMIERHIAEGMLSTYEEFSRKALQETYIVHGFISAETLTNTNDIHHRFIMCKWRTQKDWNRWYQSRERMELMNKVYPVLSEPEKILVLEN from the coding sequence ATGATACATGTAATGATTGAACGTCACATCGCTGAGGGAATGTTATCTACCTATGAAGAGTTTTCCCGCAAAGCACTGCAAGAAACCTACATTGTTCATGGTTTTATTTCTGCTGAAACATTAACCAACACTAATGATATCCATCATCGCTTTATCATGTGTAAATGGCGTACACAAAAAGATTGGAATCGCTGGTATCAAAGCCGCGAGCGTATGGAGTTGATGAATAAAGTGTATCCCGTATTAAGTGAGCCTGAAAAAATCCTCGTGCTCGAAAACTAA
- the tusA gene encoding sulfurtransferase TusA: MPSEVQKVVDAKGLICPEPVMMLHSAVRDADDGDVIKVLATDPSTERDITRFCDFLGHTLVEFSKGDELLTFLIKKKAES, translated from the coding sequence GTGCCAAGTGAAGTCCAAAAAGTTGTCGATGCTAAAGGGTTGATTTGTCCTGAGCCCGTTATGATGCTGCATAGTGCGGTGCGAGATGCGGATGATGGCGATGTTATTAAAGTGCTTGCAACAGACCCCTCAACAGAGCGAGACATTACACGCTTTTGCGATTTTTTGGGGCATACTTTAGTAGAGTTTAGCAAAGGTGATGAGCTGTTAACTTTCTTGATTAAAAAGAAAGCAGAATCCTAA
- a CDS encoding elongation factor P hydroxylase produces the protein MSKEFIFSSSVRLKILIDVFNTQFFESHHTLLMAGGEEPLYEPASGDLPSRITFTRDYFSSALHEISHWCIAGAKRRLQLDYGYWYAPDGRSYEQQALFERVEVKPQALERIFACASRQKFVVSADNLGADLSASKSFSLAIHEQTLKYCQMGLPERAHNFVRALAKAFQVNDPLSKQHYLLQDLI, from the coding sequence ATGTCAAAAGAATTCATTTTTTCTTCTTCCGTTCGTCTGAAAATACTAATCGACGTTTTCAATACGCAATTTTTTGAGAGCCATCACACATTGTTGATGGCGGGCGGCGAGGAGCCTCTTTATGAGCCTGCTAGCGGAGATTTGCCTAGTCGTATTACATTTACTCGGGACTACTTTTCAAGCGCCCTCCACGAAATATCGCATTGGTGTATAGCGGGTGCAAAGCGGCGCCTGCAGCTGGACTACGGATATTGGTATGCACCAGATGGTCGCAGTTATGAGCAGCAGGCCTTATTTGAGCGCGTGGAGGTGAAACCTCAAGCATTGGAACGCATTTTCGCTTGTGCTTCAAGACAAAAATTTGTTGTCAGTGCTGATAATCTGGGTGCAGATCTATCGGCAAGTAAAAGCTTTAGTCTCGCCATTCATGAGCAGACTCTTAAATATTGCCAAATGGGCTTACCTGAAAGAGCACATAATTTTGTACGCGCTTTAGCTAAAGCCTTTCAGGTGAACGATCCTTTGTCTAAGCAGCATTACTTGCTACAGGATTTAATTTGA
- a CDS encoding 5'-3' exonuclease, with protein sequence MNNRADQDARVFIIDASIFIFKYYFSMPSHWHADNGRPTETVYGYTRWLWEFLSQVEPARVIACFDESLTTCFRNDIYPEYKKSRALPDDDLAFQLLACKRITQLFGIRCYASEKYEADDLIGSCAQLCQSQKVPVTILSNDKDLAQLLRLPSSHLWNYPADDPLNEKDIYQKMAVWPQQIPDYLALLGDVSDDIPGVPGVGKKTAAQLLNHFLSWSAMKENLHDIHSLPIRGAQSLEKKIIEYASQIDMALKLTTIACDAIAITIEDTCRQAGDWIALVGLLRGLGLPESFCQRMENKKEL encoded by the coding sequence TTGAACAATCGTGCCGATCAAGATGCTCGTGTTTTTATCATTGATGCATCTATTTTTATTTTTAAATACTATTTTTCCATGCCCAGTCATTGGCATGCTGACAATGGTCGTCCGACAGAAACTGTATATGGCTATACACGATGGTTGTGGGAGTTTCTTTCTCAAGTGGAGCCTGCGCGAGTTATCGCCTGTTTTGATGAAAGTTTAACAACCTGTTTTCGCAATGACATTTATCCTGAGTATAAGAAAAGCAGAGCGTTACCTGATGATGATTTAGCGTTCCAGTTATTGGCTTGTAAGCGCATAACACAATTGTTCGGTATTCGTTGCTACGCATCAGAAAAATATGAAGCCGATGATCTTATAGGCAGCTGTGCTCAGTTGTGTCAAAGTCAGAAGGTCCCGGTAACTATATTATCCAACGATAAAGACTTAGCTCAGCTTCTTCGCCTACCTAGCAGTCATCTTTGGAATTATCCTGCAGATGACCCCTTAAATGAAAAAGATATCTACCAAAAAATGGCGGTTTGGCCGCAACAAATCCCTGACTATCTGGCCTTGCTTGGAGATGTCAGTGACGATATCCCCGGTGTCCCTGGGGTTGGTAAAAAAACAGCAGCGCAATTATTAAATCACTTTCTTTCTTGGTCTGCTATGAAAGAAAATTTGCATGACATACATTCCCTGCCAATACGTGGGGCACAATCGTTAGAAAAAAAAATCATTGAGTACGCCAGTCAAATCGATATGGCTTTAAAGTTAACCACCATTGCGTGTGATGCTATCGCCATAACGATAGAGGATACATGTCGGCAGGCAGGTGATTGGATCGCACTTGTCGGACTTTTGCGTGGTTTGGGTTTGCCAGAGAGTTTCTGTCAACGTATGGAGAATAAAAAAGAATTATGA
- a CDS encoding 4-phosphoerythronate dehydrogenase, with translation MKIVADENIPYVEELFAPLGEVQLLPGRTLTNADVNNANALLVRSVTPVNKMLLDDSPVQFVGTCTIGVDHLDTQYLQERAIAYASAPGCNANAVVQYIISVFASLDILQSRKNVVIVGGGNVGKRVYQMLDNIGFNCSVVDPFLDSSCGMPLVDFSAIYDADIICLHTPLTGSGAHPTIDMLAYDQLQGLKPGALLINAGRGGVINNEALNVILHEREDLQVVLDVWADEPNVDTDLLQRVLIGTPHIAGYSFEGRVQGSLMIFDAFCKHFNIDSQRKDKVRREVIAQAFGDTGEIEYKGLIDAILTAYNVKQDFARLKQHQAQLPAVFDKLRKNYPKRREFSHFFCKPFDHKKVPPEEKAMVKALGFGIDDEI, from the coding sequence ATGAAAATAGTTGCGGATGAAAATATTCCCTATGTGGAAGAATTATTTGCTCCTTTAGGTGAGGTTCAATTGCTTCCAGGGCGAACATTGACAAATGCGGATGTCAATAATGCTAATGCGTTATTGGTACGCTCGGTGACGCCTGTTAATAAAATGCTTCTAGACGATAGTCCAGTTCAATTTGTTGGCACCTGTACCATTGGTGTTGATCACTTGGACACACAATATCTACAAGAAAGAGCTATAGCTTATGCTAGCGCGCCAGGCTGCAATGCTAACGCGGTTGTACAATATATTATCAGTGTCTTTGCTTCGCTGGATATCCTTCAAAGCCGTAAAAACGTCGTTATTGTCGGTGGCGGAAATGTCGGTAAGCGGGTGTATCAGATGTTGGATAACATTGGATTTAACTGCTCCGTTGTCGACCCATTTCTTGATTCTTCTTGTGGTATGCCTCTAGTGGATTTTTCGGCTATTTACGACGCTGATATTATTTGTTTGCATACTCCTTTAACTGGTTCAGGGGCACACCCCACTATTGATATGCTAGCTTATGATCAATTGCAAGGGCTAAAACCTGGCGCTCTTTTGATTAATGCAGGTCGCGGTGGTGTTATTAACAATGAAGCGTTAAACGTTATATTGCATGAACGCGAAGATCTGCAAGTAGTATTAGATGTTTGGGCCGATGAACCTAATGTTGATACAGATCTTTTACAGCGTGTATTAATTGGTACACCTCATATTGCGGGTTATAGTTTTGAAGGCCGTGTGCAGGGTTCACTGATGATCTTTGATGCTTTTTGTAAACATTTTAATATTGACTCACAACGTAAAGACAAGGTTCGAAGAGAGGTTATAGCACAAGCATTTGGCGATACTGGTGAAATAGAATATAAAGGCCTCATAGATGCGATTTTAACTGCATACAACGTAAAGCAAGATTTCGCCAGACTGAAACAACATCAGGCACAATTGCCCGCCGTATTTGATAAACTACGTAAGAATTATCCAAAGCGAAGAGAATTTTCACATTTCTTTTGTAAACCTTTCGATCACAAAAAAGTACCACCAGAAGAAAAAGCAATGGTGAAGGCCTTGGGGTTTGGTATTGATGACGAAATATAG
- a CDS encoding ATP-NAD kinase family protein codes for MTKYSIQQPRVEKVPLRLGFVINPYAGAGGPAGLKGSDSSTTRKAVVDGEIKSRAPERALQFISALTSIAKDNTLQFVTLKGAMGENAFLAAGMQVNEVFHLLDIDFPEVTRAEDTQIAVDALLAANIDMLVFVGGDGTARDVCSVIGHKLPVLGVPSGVKMHSGVFAITPQGAAMVIDDLAATKLVSLTEQEVRDIDEDAFQKGVVKSRYFGSMIVPDEIRYVQSVKQGGVEVDELVLMDIAAEIRERLEEPENQDALVIFATGSTTQFIQQELGCEGTLLGVDIYFRGELIALDVSAEQLEHRISEHQGKVIIVLTAIGGQGHIIGRGNQQLSPIVLRRCGRDNLWLVATKSKLEALNQRPLLIDSNDAALDQQWQGLIPVITGYHDQVLYCIGGVNACSE; via the coding sequence ATGACGAAATATAGTATTCAGCAGCCGCGTGTTGAAAAAGTCCCCCTACGTTTGGGTTTTGTTATTAATCCCTATGCCGGTGCAGGCGGTCCTGCAGGTTTAAAAGGGAGTGACAGTTCGACCACTAGAAAAGCCGTTGTCGATGGTGAAATTAAATCGCGAGCGCCTGAGCGAGCGCTACAATTTATATCTGCATTAACATCCATCGCCAAAGATAATACCTTGCAGTTTGTGACCCTCAAAGGGGCGATGGGTGAAAATGCTTTTCTTGCTGCGGGTATGCAAGTAAATGAAGTTTTTCATCTGTTAGATATTGATTTTCCAGAAGTAACGCGAGCCGAAGATACACAAATAGCGGTTGATGCTTTGCTAGCAGCTAATATTGATATGTTGGTATTTGTCGGCGGTGATGGCACAGCGCGTGACGTATGTTCGGTTATCGGACACAAACTGCCAGTCTTGGGTGTTCCCTCTGGAGTGAAAATGCATTCAGGCGTTTTTGCTATAACTCCACAAGGCGCGGCGATGGTTATCGACGATCTCGCTGCAACTAAACTGGTTTCCCTTACTGAGCAAGAAGTACGTGATATTGATGAAGACGCTTTTCAAAAAGGCGTGGTTAAAAGTCGTTACTTTGGCAGTATGATCGTGCCAGATGAAATTCGCTATGTACAAAGTGTTAAACAGGGTGGAGTGGAAGTCGATGAACTAGTGTTGATGGATATTGCCGCAGAGATCCGAGAGCGACTGGAAGAGCCGGAGAATCAAGATGCGCTAGTGATTTTTGCCACAGGTTCTACTACTCAATTTATACAACAAGAATTAGGGTGTGAGGGAACCTTACTTGGCGTTGATATTTATTTTCGTGGGGAACTTATCGCTTTAGATGTGAGCGCTGAACAGCTTGAGCATCGTATTTCAGAGCATCAAGGAAAAGTTATTATTGTACTGACAGCGATTGGTGGACAAGGGCATATTATAGGCCGTGGTAATCAGCAGTTAAGCCCTATAGTTTTGCGCCGCTGTGGCCGCGATAACCTTTGGCTTGTGGCCACTAAGTCTAAATTAGAAGCACTCAATCAAAGGCCCTTATTAATCGACAGTAATGATGCTGCTCTAGATCAGCAATGGCAGGGACTTATCCCTGTTATCACCGGCTATCATGATCAAGTACTCTATTGTATCGGGGGTGTGAATGCTTGTTCAGAGTGA
- a CDS encoding class I SAM-dependent methyltransferase, translating to MLVQSDHDLQQRLVPITQAIENKAALMKNLQQNCFRIFHGRGKCFHGLDWLNVDYFSSLILITIYRVPDDMDMDMLSKDIIDTLIKMSVIGHIDCGVDNVVIQRRDLYKAPFEAIYGEVPDLAYAWRQNLKFTLSFSQQNLGYFLDIEPARLWLEKKAKGKKILNLFAYTCAFSVVAIAAGASSVVNIDLSRKSLARGRDNHKVNNLSTDNVHYFAHDIFKSWGKLKKYGPYDMVIIDPPSFQKGSFIAKKDYVKVLGKMSALVADGGCFLACLNAPEIMLDEFKTWLEVCSDDFSHCQTLAHHPDFPEQESGRELKMLAYQKN from the coding sequence ATGCTTGTTCAGAGTGATCACGACCTGCAACAACGTCTAGTGCCGATTACTCAGGCTATTGAAAATAAAGCGGCGTTGATGAAGAACCTGCAGCAGAATTGTTTTCGTATTTTTCATGGACGAGGTAAATGCTTTCATGGATTGGACTGGTTAAATGTCGATTACTTTTCATCGCTAATATTAATCACCATATATCGGGTTCCAGATGATATGGATATGGATATGTTATCAAAAGATATTATAGATACTCTGATAAAGATGTCTGTGATCGGTCATATTGATTGCGGTGTTGATAATGTGGTTATTCAGCGTCGCGACTTATATAAGGCACCTTTTGAGGCTATTTATGGCGAGGTGCCCGATCTTGCTTATGCTTGGCGTCAAAATCTTAAGTTTACTTTATCTTTTTCACAGCAAAATTTAGGTTATTTTCTGGATATTGAACCTGCGAGACTATGGTTAGAAAAAAAAGCGAAAGGGAAAAAAATACTGAATTTATTTGCTTATACCTGCGCCTTCTCGGTGGTTGCCATAGCCGCCGGCGCTAGTTCTGTTGTCAATATTGATTTAAGTAGAAAATCTTTGGCTAGGGGACGAGATAATCATAAGGTGAATAATCTTAGTACTGACAATGTTCACTACTTTGCGCACGATATTTTTAAATCTTGGGGCAAGCTAAAAAAATATGGCCCTTATGATATGGTCATTATTGATCCCCCCAGCTTTCAAAAAGGGAGTTTTATTGCTAAAAAGGATTATGTCAAAGTGCTTGGTAAAATGTCGGCGCTGGTAGCCGATGGCGGTTGCTTTTTAGCTTGTCTCAATGCACCAGAAATTATGCTGGATGAATTTAAAACCTGGTTAGAGGTATGTAGTGATGATTTCTCTCATTGCCAAACATTGGCTCATCACCCAGACTTCCCTGAGCAGGAAAGTGGCAGGGAACTAAAGATGCTGGCGTATCAAAAAAACTAA